TTTCACCTTTTGCTATTAACATATAATAAGTATATAGTTATTTTAATTTCTTAAATAACTGCAAAACTATCTTTATTTACTAAGATTAAGTTTAATATGATCAGATAAATGCATTAAATTTATTAAAATATATCTATCTATATTAACAATTCCAAACTTACTTTTAAAAAATCTTATTTTACTAAATAAAGCTATTATAAAATATATAAATATATATTATCATATAGATAAAAATTTTAATTAATATGAGAACACAATTTAAAATAACTTTTATAAATAATATTTATATTATAATATTATTTATAATAATTACATATTAATTATTTTTATATTAATTAATATATTTTAATAAAATTAATAGATGAAATATTTTATCACCTATTTAATAATATAGATACACACTATAATTATATATATTTGTATAAAAAATAATATTAATATAATTTTACTAAAATAAGAATAATTCTTAAAATAAGAATAATTCTTATGGAATTAATAAAATTGGTTACTATTATGTTTTAGCATAAATAAGAAACAGATAATTATCTATAAATATATATTTATAAAAAATATAGCAAGATCATAAAAATAAATTAATTCATATTACCCCAACGGGTAAATAAACTCTTAGATATATTTATGCCATATTGATCTAATAATCGGTTAATAGTTTGATTAATAATATCATGTATAGTTTTAGGTTTATGATAAAAAGCTGGCATAGGTGGAAAAATTATTGCTCCAATTTTTATAAGATTCATCATTAACCTTAAATGACCTAAATGTAGAGGTGTTTCTCTAACTCCCAATATTAATTTACGTCTCTCTTTCAAAATTACATCTGCCGAACGAACAATTAATGTATCATTGTAACTATTAGCAATACCAGATAATGTTTTTATTGAACATGGCATAATAATCATACCAGAGGTAATAAATGATCCAGAAGAAATGGCTGCAGTTATATTTCTATTATCATAAACAACATTTGCTAGTGTTTGCACATCGCGCAAACTATAATTTGTCTCTAAAGACAATGTCTGTTTAGCTGCTGAACTAATAATTAAATGAGTTTCAATATAATCAATATCATATAAAACTTCTAATAATCTAATACCATAAATAGCACCACTAGCACCTGTTAAACCAACAATAATTTTCTCTATCATTTAAATTAATAAAAATTAAATTTAATATTAAAATATCAATAATTTCTGATATATTGTAATTATATAAACAATTTAAAAATAATTAAGAATTAAAAATAAATTTATAATATTAATATTATCATACAATTTTTATAAAATTATATAAAAACCGTTTATAAATAATCTATATATTATTTTTCTAATATATCATAATCAATTAAAAATATATACACTACTCTTCTAGTTAAACTGATCTACTTAGTTAAATGGTTTAATTTTAACTAAATAATATGTAAATTATTTTTAATTAATTATATTGTATAGTTTTATAGCTCAGTTGCTAATATCTTAAATATATTATTAAATAATTTTTAACATACTAATAATAAATTTCTTATTTGCAATCATATAATTTTTTATTCTTTAATTTTATATAATACTAGATATAATCATAAATAAATTAAGTATATAAAATTTTAATAAAATTGATTAATATTATTTCTTTGAAATAAAGAAAATACTTTTACTTAAATATATTTTTTAAAATATTAATTAATATAAATATAGCTATGAATACATATCAACAAATAATCTAAATTAGCAAAAAATTACAAGTAATATTTTAATATTATAAATATAGTTTGAATTTTTTAAATTATTTTAAGTATACAATTTAAATTAATTTTAGTAATAATTAAAATAATATTTATTATTATAACTTTATTATATTATAATAATTTATTAATACTTCACAAAAGTAAATAATTAATTGATATAAAATACAGAAATTATAATAACAATACAGATACTTTATTAATTTAACATAGTGATAGTTTTAATTGAAAATTAAATATTCTTTTAAGATAATTAAAAACCAATTAACAATATTAATAAATTTATATATTAATTCTGATTTTTTCCAATCGTCACTTTGTGAAATTGGTGTAAAGATATCAATAAAAAATATAATAATTGATGTTATTATTACACCTCTTAATATACCAAAAAAGAAGCCTAAAACACGATCGATACCTGTTAATCCAGTTTTACTAATTAATAAACTAATGATATTACCTACTATTAATCCAATAATTAAAATAAATATAAACAAAAATAAAATAGTAATAATATTACTTATTAATATATTATCGAAAAAATTAGTAAAATAACTTGCTATATATGAATAAAATTCGCTAGTAATAAAAAAAGCACAACACCAAGTAATTAATGATACTAATTCTCGTATAAAACCACGAATTAAACCAATAAAAGTAGAAAAACTAATAATGGCAACTATACCATAGTCAATCCAAATCATAAATTTTTCTCAAATGATTAAATAGCGATCAATTATGAAATATTTTTATAAAACTTAAATTTAAATTTAAAACTATAAAATAAATCATAATAGCGAATATAAATATTTATAATAAATATATTTTATAATGAAAGCAGTTTTATAACTGATATGCTCATTTTATCTATAAATATTATTAATTAAAATTTTTAACGTTATATTAAAAATAATTATTAAAAATTAAAAATCAAATTAGGTTACTTTTAAACTTTTCAATTTCTATCACCTTAGCAACTGTGTGAAATGAACCAAAAACTAATAAAATATCTTGCTTATTTATTCTTTTTATTACTTTTAACCAAGCATCTTCTACTGTACTAAATTTATATGATGAATTAACATATTGAGCTAATTTATCAGAAGATGCACCAAGTATTTCATTCAATGAAGCTAAGTACCATATATCTACATGAGGAATCAGATAAGATAAAGTATTTTTTATATCTTTATTAGATAACATAGCTACAACTGCATATACTTTAGTATCTCTATGTTTTGGTAAACAAGATATTTTATCAGCTAAATATGCTGAAGCATGTGGATTATGAGCAACATCTAAAATTATATAAGGATTTTTATGAATAATTTGAAATCTGCCTGGTAATTTTGCATTTATTAATCCAAGCTTAATAGCTTGTAAGGTTATATTACGTCTAATAATACTATCTTCTTTGAGTAAACAACTAATAACTGCTAATGCTGTAACAGCATTACAAATTGGAATCTTGGGTATAGGTAATTTTTTAAAAAAGTAATCATGAGATTTCCAGTTCCAATAATCATTGTATAATTTAAATTGACAATCTATTCCACAAAAAAATAATTTTGATCCAATATCTTGGGCTACACTATAAATCGAATTTGGTATATCCATCTCACCAATAACAGCGTAACATCCTGGGCGAAAAATACCAGCTTTTTCATATCCAATTTTCTCGCGATTACTGCCTAAAAACTCTGTATGATCTAAAGCAATACTCGTAATAACGGCAATATTAGAATTCACAATATTAGTAGCATCTAAACGACCACCTAAACCAACTTCTAGAATAACAACATCTAGTTTAGTTTCTTTAAATAATTGCAAGGCTGCTAAAGTAGCATATTCAAAATAAGTTAACTTTGTTGTACCTTTTTTAGATTCAATATCAAAAAAAACCCGACAAAATAATTCTTTAGGTAATGTTTTACCTTGAATTCTAACACGCTCAGTATAATGTAAAAGATGTGGTGAATTATAAACACCTACTTTTAATCCTGCATTAATTAAAATTAATTCTAATAGATGACAAGTAGTTCCTTTACCATTTGTTCCTGCAACAGTAATAACTATAGGTGCTGGATTTAAAATATCTAATTTACTGGCAACTATATTTAATCGATCTAATCCTAAATCAATAATTTTATTATGCTGATTTGATAAATAAACTAACCATGTATCCAGAGAAGAATTAACTCCAGGTTTAATAAAATTATTATATATCTCTTTCATTTTTAATGAATATCTTATTTGAAAATATTATATTAATAATAAATATCAGAAAATTATTTAATAATATAAACTTAATTTACTTCGATAATAGTTTGATCAGTTAACATCGCTAATATTTCTGCTAATTTATCTCTTATTTCAGGACGCCTAATAATCATATCAATAGCACCTTTTTCAATTAAAAATTCACTACGTTGGAAATGAGGTGGTAACGTTTCCCTAACTGTTTGTTCAATAACTCGTGGTCCAGCAAAACCAATTAACGCTTTAGGTTCAGCAATATTGATATCACCTAACATAGCTAAACTTGCTGATACGCCACCCATAGTTGGATTTGTAAGTACCGAAATATATGGAATTCCATTTTCCTGCATTTTAGCAAGTGCTGCACTAGTCTTTGCCATCTGCATTAAAGATATTAATGCTTCTTGCATTCTAGCCCCACCACTAGCAGAAAAGCAAACTAAGGGGCAATGATCTTTTAATGCTTGCTCAACAGCACATACAAACCTTGCTCCAACAACTGAAGCCATTGAACCACCCATAAAACTAAATTCAAACGCTGCTACAATAACATTCATACCCTTAAGAGTA
This genomic interval from Candidatus Arsenophonus lipoptenae contains the following:
- the accD gene encoding acetyl-CoA carboxylase, carboxyltransferase subunit beta, with the protein product MSWIEKIFNKSNITKTTRKANIPEGIWTKCDNCRKVLYRAELESNLAVCPKCDHHMNISARQRLISFLDQNITTELGSELEPKDILKFRDLKKYKDRIALAQKLTHERDALIAMKGTLKGMNVIVAAFEFSFMGGSMASVVGARFVCAVEQALKDHCPLVCFSASGGARMQEALISLMQMAKTSAALAKMQENGIPYISVLTNPTMGGVSASLAMLGDINIAEPKALIGFAGPRVIEQTVRETLPPHFQRSEFLIEKGAIDMIIRRPEIRDKLAEILAMLTDQTIIEVN
- the folC gene encoding bifunctional tetrahydrofolate synthase/dihydrofolate synthase is translated as MYNNFIKPGVNSSLDTWLVYLSNQHNKIIDLGLDRLNIVASKLDILNPAPIVITVAGTNGKGTTCHLLELILINAGLKVGVYNSPHLLHYTERVRIQGKTLPKELFCRVFFDIESKKGTTKLTYFEYATLAALQLFKETKLDVVILEVGLGGRLDATNIVNSNIAVITSIALDHTEFLGSNREKIGYEKAGIFRPGCYAVIGEMDIPNSIYSVAQDIGSKLFFCGIDCQFKLYNDYWNWKSHDYFFKKLPIPKIPICNAVTALAVISCLLKEDSIIRRNITLQAIKLGLINAKLPGRFQIIHKNPYIILDVAHNPHASAYLADKISCLPKHRDTKVYAVVAMLSNKDIKNTLSYLIPHVDIWYLASLNEILGASSDKLAQYVNSSYKFSTVEDAWLKVIKRINKQDILLVFGSFHTVAKVIEIEKFKSNLI
- a CDS encoding UbiX family flavin prenyltransferase encodes the protein MEKIIVGLTGASGAIYGIRLLEVLYDIDYIETHLIISSAAKQTLSLETNYSLRDVQTLANVVYDNRNITAAISSGSFITSGMIIMPCSIKTLSGIANSYNDTLIVRSADVILKERRKLILGVRETPLHLGHLRLMMNLIKIGAIIFPPMPAFYHKPKTIHDIINQTINRLLDQYGINISKSLFTRWGNMN
- a CDS encoding CvpA family protein, whose product is MIWIDYGIVAIISFSTFIGLIRGFIRELVSLITWCCAFFITSEFYSYIASYFTNFFDNILISNIITILFLFIFILIIGLIVGNIISLLISKTGLTGIDRVLGFFFGILRGVIITSIIIFFIDIFTPISQSDDWKKSELIYKFINIVNWFLIILKEYLIFN